The genomic window GGGCGGGGGATGGGTTACAAAATAGGCCCCCGGGGACCCCCTCGGGGGGACACGGCCCCAGGCAGAGCCAGCACCCAGTGAGCGAGACCCCGgacggctggggggggggtccctgtgtcccccccccggacACCTGGGGGTCCCTTGGGGGAGCgatggaggcggggggggtgtctaggggagggggggggcacccctggAATGGGGGGGGTCTGGAGTCAGGTCAGGGTGACCCGGACCCCTGGGTGTCGTCCCCCCCGGACGCTTGGGTCCTTTGTGgaacattgggggggggggtctggggtcaGGTCAGGGTGACCCAGACCCCTGGGTGTCGTCCCCCACCGAttgaccccccacccccccccacagCCATGTCCATCCAGAAGATCGTGGCCAGGGAGATCCTGGATTCCCGGGGGAATCCCACGGTGGAGGTCGACCTTCACACCGCCAAGGGTGCGTAAGGGGGGGgggcaacgggggggggggacatcGGGGGACGGGGACCTCGGGGGacgtggcggggccggggggatgtgggtggggacgtgggggggaCCTTGGGGgttgtggtgggatgggggggtgtgtgggggggtgttgaGGACACggagggggacacagggacatgaaGGTGGGGGGGTGACGGttccctgaccccccccaggaCGGTTCCGGGCGGCCGTCCCCAGCGGTGCCTCCACCGGGATCCATGAGGCCCTGGAGCTCCGGGACGGTGACAAGAGCCGGTACCCTGGGCAAAGGTGGGGGACGGGGGTGGCAACGGGGGGGACGGACCTGGGGGGGTGGGTCTGGGCACGGCCAGGGCCCCCCCAACCCAACCAAAGACCCCAACGATGTCCCAAGAGCCCGCAGACCCCAACTGGGTCCCCCAAGATCCAATGACCCCCCCCCAGTGACTCCACAGGGTCCACCAAGACCCCCTGGGACCCAGCCGGGTCCCCAGTGACCCCCCCAAACGACCCAACCGCGTCCCCCAAGATCCCACGACCCCCCCAGTGACCCAACTGGGTCCCCCAAGACACAATGACCCCCCAAATGACCCAACTGGGTCTCTCAAGACCCAACTGGGCCCCCCCCAAGACCCAagaacccccccaaccccccccccaagccccctcccaccccacccaaTGCCCCTCCATTgccggggggggtgtgtgacaGCCCCGGGGTCGGAGGTCGTGCCCCCTgaccccccccgtcccccagGTGTGCTGAAGGCCGTAGAGCACATCAACAAGACCATCGGCCCAGCTCTGCTTGAGAAGGTGCGTCTGGTCCTGGGGACGGTTGGGGGGGTGGTTGGGGGTCTGACCCCCAACCCCTGACCCACAccatcctcccccccccagaAAATCAGCGTGGTGGAGCAGGAGAAGATCGACAAGCTCATGATCGACATGGACGGCACCGAGAACAAATGTGagctcctctccccctcccccacccaCGACCCTCCCCCCCCCGGATGGCCGGGTCCCCCTCGCCTCAcaccccaccacctctctccccccccccagccaaatTCGGGGCGAACGCCATCCTGGGGGTGTCGCTGGCCGTCTGCAAAGCCGGCGCGGCCGAGAAGGGCGTCCCGCTCTACCGGCACATCGCCGACCTTGCCGGCAACTCCGACCTCATCCTGCCCGTGCCGGTACCcgcccggatgcctgggtccccccgtgggggtgggggggttgtgggatttggggggggccAGGTGGGTTGCTGGCTTTTGGGGAACATTGTTGGGTTTTGGGGAGCccggttgggtttggggggggttatTGGGTCTTTCGGGAGGAGGGTGTTGCGGGTTCCACTaaggttttgggggtggttttgggttttggggagcattggttgggtttggggggggttatTGGGTCTTTGGGGGATCCCACTGAGGTTTTTTGGGGTGTCAGTTGGGTTTTGGGGAccttggttgggtttgggggggtgttaTGGAGTCTTTCGGGGGGGTTGGGGATTCCCACCAAGGTTTTTGGGGTGTTGTTGAGATTTGGGGAGCACGGTTGGGTTGGGGGGCGTTATTCGGTCTTTGGGGGGGTCTTTGGGGGATCCCACCATGGTTTTTGGTgggtgttgttgggttttggggggtgtcAGTTGGGATTTGGGGAACGTGGTTGGGTCCTGGGAGGCATCGTTGGGTCTTTGAGGGGTTGTTGGGTCTTGGGCGGTTGACTCTTCGGGGGTTCATGGGGTCTTGGGGGTGTGACTGAGTGTTGGGAGGGTCGCTGGGTCCTGGGGAGGACCACGGGCGACGGGAGAACTCCCCGAACGCCCGGGTCCCTCATCGCCCGCCAGGCCTTCAACGTGATCAACGGCGGTTCCCACGCCGGCAACAAGTTGGCCATGCAGGAGTTCATGGTGCTGCCGGTGGGCGCCACCTCCTTCCGGGAGGCGATGCGCATCGGCGCCGAGGTCTACCACAGCCTCAAGGGCGTCATCAAGGCCAAGTACGGCAAAGACGCCACCAACGTGGGCGACGAGGGCGGCTTCGCCCCCAACATCTTGGAGAACAACGAAGGTAGCCGACGCCCGGGTCCTCACCCACCCATCCCCCCCCCTTGGGTCGGGGGCTCGGAGCTATTTATAGCCGCAcacctctcccccttcccccctggGGTTGGGTTTCGGGGTCAAATCCAGAATTAGTCACCGTGGCCGTAACCGGAGAAAGGCTACGGGGGCAGCGGGGGAGGGGCGGGAAAGGGCAGGAgccccggatgcctgggtcctccgggtgggggagggggacggggggggcgggggtgcgCACCCGAACGCCCAGGTCCGCTTGGCCAACGGGAGGGTTGACGCGGGTCAACGTCGAGGTCTTCGTGGATGGGACATCTTGGGTTGGCCATCgtggtccctgggggggggggggatggggttggggggaTGGGTGACCCGGGCGCCTGGgggtccctgcccccccccgccccacccctg from Harpia harpyja isolate bHarHar1 unplaced genomic scaffold, bHarHar1 primary haplotype scaffold_328, whole genome shotgun sequence includes these protein-coding regions:
- the ENO3 gene encoding LOW QUALITY PROTEIN: beta-enolase (The sequence of the model RefSeq protein was modified relative to this genomic sequence to represent the inferred CDS: substituted 1 base at 1 genomic stop codon), which translates into the protein MSIQKIVAREILDSRGNPTVEVDLHTAKGRFRAAVPSGASTGIHEALELRDGDKSRYPGQGVLKAVEHINKTIGPALLEKKISVVEQEKIDKLMIDMDGTENKSKFGANAILGVSLAVCKAGAAEKGVPLYRHIADLAGNSDLILPVPAFNVINGGSHAGNKLAMQEFMVLPVGATSFREAMRIGAEVYHSLKGVIKAKYGKDATNVGDEGGFAPNILENNEALELLKAAIGQAGYPDKVVIGMDVAASEFCREGRYDLDFKSPPDPKRLITGEQLGQLYQSFIKNYPVVSIEDPFDQDDWEGWQRFLGQVDIQVVGDDLTVTNPRRIQRAAELRACNCLLLKVNQIGSVTESIQAXVQAAQSHGWGVMVSHRSGETEDTFIADLVVGLCTGQIKTGAPCRSERLAKYNQLMRIEEALGDKAKFAGRKFRNPKAK